One region of Ornithinibacter aureus genomic DNA includes:
- the icmF gene encoding fused isobutyryl-CoA mutase/GTPase IcmF, which yields MATQPTSPKPELHVPVNPVRIVTASALFDGHDASINIMRRIMQSQGAEVIHLGHNRSVQEVVDAAVEEDVQGVAVSSYQGGHVEYFEYLVQLLAEAGAGHVQVVGGGGGVIVPEEIERLRAAGVTIFSPQDGQRLGLPGMVNQVIAACDVDLDAVSPPSVPAVLTGERAAVARAITAAETGHLTGEMRADLERAASGRRTPVLGITGTGGSGKSSLTDELVRRLRVDQQDKLRIACVAIDPTRRRGGGALLGDRIRMNSLDGDRVYFRSLATRGGREVPGALGDVLTILKAAGFDLVIVETPGIGQGDAAITSFADVNLYVMTPEFGAASQLEKIDMLDFADVVAINKFERRGAMDALRDVGRQMVRNRESFGKKPEDMPVFGTSAATFNDDGVTALYQELRDQLTAHGLEVAEGALPQVSVRHSSVLRQVVPPQRVRCLAEIAETVRQFHEDTHRFAEAARRVQRLTEVGGELARAGADRSGVDALLSSAQDDLPLPVARQLAGWSSVVEAYSGDEQVVTIRDREIRTALVKESLSGNHIRRVSLPRYSDDGDLVSFLRRENLPGYFPFTAGVFPFKRDNEDPARMFAGEGDPFRTNARFRLLSQGQPATRLSTAFDSVTLYGRDPDRRPDIYGKVGTSGVSVATLDDMRELYAGFDLTSPTTSVSMTINGPAPTILAFFLNTVMDRAVEAWASENGREPTEEEAHGIRARAVATVRGTVQADILKEDQGQNTCLFSTEFSLRMMADIQEWFIAHEVRNFYSVSISGYHIAEAGANPISQLAFTLANGFTYVEAYLARGMAIDDFAPNLSFFFSNGMDPEYTVIGRVARRIWAIAMKEKYGANERSQKLKYHVQTSGRSLHAQEMDFNDIRTTLQALTAIYDNANSLHTNAFDEAVTTPSEESVRRALAIQMIINREWGLAVNENPLQGSFVVDELTDLVEAAVLAEFDRISERGGVLGAMETGYQRGRIQDESMLYEHRKHDGSLPIIGVNTFRAPDAGESPREVVLARASEGEKEGQLARVTSFRESHRVEAEDALARLKASAVSGENVFAVLMDAARVCSLQQVTEAFFEVGGQYRRNV from the coding sequence ATGGCAACGCAGCCCACCAGCCCGAAGCCCGAGCTCCACGTGCCGGTGAACCCGGTGCGCATCGTGACTGCCTCCGCCCTGTTCGACGGCCACGACGCCTCGATCAACATCATGCGGCGGATCATGCAGAGCCAGGGCGCCGAGGTCATCCACCTCGGGCACAACCGCAGCGTCCAGGAGGTCGTCGACGCGGCGGTCGAGGAGGACGTGCAGGGCGTCGCGGTCAGCTCCTACCAGGGCGGGCACGTCGAGTACTTCGAGTACCTCGTCCAGCTGCTCGCCGAGGCCGGCGCCGGCCACGTGCAGGTCGTCGGCGGTGGCGGCGGGGTCATCGTCCCCGAGGAGATCGAGCGCCTGCGCGCCGCCGGGGTGACGATCTTCAGCCCGCAGGACGGCCAGCGCCTCGGTCTGCCCGGCATGGTCAACCAGGTCATCGCCGCGTGTGACGTCGACCTGGATGCCGTGTCGCCCCCGTCCGTGCCCGCCGTCCTCACCGGGGAGCGGGCTGCCGTGGCCCGGGCCATCACCGCCGCGGAGACCGGCCACCTCACCGGTGAGATGCGCGCCGACCTCGAGCGGGCGGCATCCGGCCGCCGGACCCCGGTGCTCGGCATCACCGGCACGGGCGGCTCGGGCAAGTCGAGCCTGACCGACGAGCTCGTGCGCCGCCTGCGCGTGGACCAGCAGGACAAGCTGCGCATCGCGTGCGTCGCCATCGACCCGACGCGACGCCGCGGTGGGGGAGCGCTGCTCGGGGACCGCATCCGGATGAACTCCCTCGACGGCGACCGGGTCTACTTCCGCTCGCTCGCAACCCGTGGTGGCCGCGAGGTGCCCGGGGCGCTCGGCGACGTGCTGACGATCCTCAAGGCTGCCGGCTTCGACCTCGTCATCGTGGAGACCCCCGGCATCGGGCAGGGGGATGCCGCGATCACCTCCTTCGCGGACGTCAACCTCTACGTCATGACGCCCGAGTTCGGTGCCGCCAGCCAGCTCGAGAAGATCGACATGCTCGACTTCGCCGACGTGGTGGCCATCAACAAGTTCGAGCGTCGCGGGGCGATGGACGCGCTGCGCGACGTCGGCCGCCAGATGGTGCGCAACCGGGAGTCGTTCGGCAAGAAGCCTGAGGACATGCCGGTGTTCGGCACCTCGGCCGCGACGTTCAACGACGACGGGGTCACCGCGCTCTACCAGGAGCTGCGCGACCAGCTCACGGCGCACGGACTCGAGGTCGCCGAGGGTGCCCTGCCGCAGGTGTCGGTGCGGCACTCCTCGGTGCTGCGCCAGGTCGTGCCGCCGCAGCGGGTGCGCTGCCTCGCGGAGATCGCCGAGACGGTGCGCCAGTTCCACGAGGACACCCACCGCTTCGCCGAGGCCGCCCGCCGCGTGCAGCGCCTCACCGAGGTCGGTGGCGAGCTCGCCCGGGCCGGGGCCGACCGCTCCGGCGTCGACGCGCTGCTCTCCAGCGCCCAGGACGACCTGCCCCTGCCGGTGGCGCGCCAGCTCGCGGGGTGGAGCTCGGTCGTCGAGGCCTACTCGGGTGACGAGCAGGTGGTGACGATCCGCGACCGGGAGATTCGCACCGCACTGGTCAAGGAGTCGCTGTCCGGCAACCACATCCGCCGGGTCTCGCTGCCGCGCTACTCCGACGACGGCGACCTCGTGAGCTTCCTGCGCCGCGAGAACCTTCCCGGGTACTTCCCGTTCACCGCCGGGGTCTTCCCGTTCAAGCGCGACAACGAGGACCCGGCCCGCATGTTCGCCGGTGAGGGCGACCCGTTCCGCACCAACGCGCGGTTCAGGCTCCTCTCGCAGGGGCAGCCCGCCACCCGCCTGTCCACCGCGTTCGACTCGGTCACCCTCTACGGCCGCGACCCCGACCGGCGCCCCGACATCTACGGCAAGGTCGGCACCTCCGGTGTCTCGGTCGCCACCCTGGACGACATGCGCGAGCTGTATGCCGGGTTCGACCTCACGTCGCCCACCACGAGCGTCTCGATGACGATCAACGGGCCGGCCCCGACGATCCTCGCGTTCTTCCTCAACACCGTCATGGACCGCGCTGTCGAGGCGTGGGCGAGCGAGAACGGACGGGAGCCGACCGAGGAGGAGGCGCACGGCATCCGCGCTCGTGCCGTGGCCACGGTGCGCGGCACGGTCCAGGCCGACATCCTCAAGGAGGACCAGGGCCAGAACACGTGCCTGTTCTCCACGGAGTTCTCGCTGCGGATGATGGCCGACATCCAGGAGTGGTTCATCGCCCACGAGGTGCGCAACTTCTACTCGGTGTCGATCAGCGGGTACCACATCGCCGAGGCCGGGGCGAACCCCATCAGCCAGCTCGCGTTCACCCTCGCGAACGGGTTCACCTACGTCGAGGCCTACCTGGCGCGCGGCATGGCGATCGACGACTTCGCACCGAACCTGTCGTTCTTCTTCTCCAACGGGATGGACCCCGAGTACACCGTCATCGGCCGGGTCGCCCGCCGCATCTGGGCGATCGCGATGAAGGAGAAGTACGGCGCCAACGAGCGCAGCCAGAAACTGAAGTACCACGTGCAGACCTCGGGCCGGTCGCTGCACGCGCAGGAGATGGACTTCAACGACATCCGCACCACGCTCCAGGCGCTGACGGCCATCTACGACAACGCGAACAGCCTGCACACCAACGCCTTCGACGAGGCGGTGACGACCCCGAGTGAGGAGTCGGTGCGCCGGGCGCTCGCGATCCAGATGATCATCAACCGCGAGTGGGGCCTGGCCGTCAACGAGAACCCGTTGCAGGGCTCGTTCGTCGTCGACGAGCTGACCGACCTCGTGGAGGCTGCGGTGCTGGCAGAGTTCGACCGCATCTCCGAGCGCGGCGGTGTGCTCGGCGCGATGGAGACCGGCTACCAGCGCGGCCGCATCCAGGACGAGTCGATGCTCTACGAGCACCGCAAGCACGACGGTTCGCTGCCGATCATCGGCGTCAACACCTTCAGGGCTCCGGATGCCGGTGAGTCACCTCGCGAGGTCGTGCTCGCGCGCGCCTCGGAGGGGGAGAAGGAGGGCCAGCTGGCCCGGGTGACGTCGTTCCGTGAGTCGCACCGGGTTGAGGCGGAGGATGCGTTGGCGCGGCTGAAGGCCTCGGCCGTGTCCGGCGAGAACGTGTTCGCCGTGCTCATGGATGCCGCCCGCGTGTGTTCGCTGCAGCAGGTCACCGAGGCGTTCTTCGAGGTGGGTGGCCAGTACCGGCGCAACGTGTGA